The DNA segment TATCGCCAACCTGAATTTTGCGGCGCTGTGCTACGTAAACACGAACGACCATGTTTGCACCAGGCGGTAACTCATCGCCCTGTTCACGAGTGTAAATACGAACATCAACAACGCGACCACGTTCAGTTCCAGGAACGCGAAGCGAGTTATCGCGAACATCACGTGCTTTCTCACCAAAAATTGCGCGCAGCAACTTTTCCTCTGGAGGCTGATCTGATTCACCCTTAGGAGTAACCTTACCCACTAAAATATCACCGCTCTCGACAAAAGCACCGACACGAATAATCCCCATTTCGTCGAGATTACCAAGACTTTCTTCGGCTACATTTGGAATCTCGCCGGTAATTTCTTCAGGACCAAGCTTGGTTTGACGAGCCTCAATTTCATACTTCTCAATATGAACCGAAGTGTAGAGGTCGTCTATAACAAGGCGCTCACTTACCAATAAAGCATCTTCATAATTATAACCCTCCCAGGGCATATAGGCGATTAGGACATTCTGTCCTAGGGCAATCTCGCCACCTTCACAGGCCGAGCCGTCAGCTAAAACCTGTCCAACGATAACAGCATCACCTCGACGGACGATTGGGCGCTGGTTAAGGCACGTGTCCTGGTTGGATCGCTGGTACTTCTGCAAGAAATGGGTATGCTCTTCACCATTTTCATCGAGAACAACAATGGCATTGGCATCCACAAAAGCAACAGTGCCATTAACTCGAGAAATTGGAACCATTCCGGAATCTCTCGCTACCTGAGTTTCAAGACCAGTTCCCACGAGAGCTCTCTCAGGCCGTAGAAGTGGAACGGCTTGCCTTTGCATATTGGATCCCATCAGAGCGCGGTTGGCGTCATCGTGCTCAAGGAAGGGAATTAATGACGTGGCAACCGAAATAACCTGCACCGGTGATAGGGCCACATAATCCACCTGCTCAGGCGGGACCTTTTCAAAATCCTGGCGGTAGCGAACAGGAATCAGATCGGCCTTTATCTGTCCATTGTCTTCGGTGGCGACGTCACCAGGAGCAACACGCACCTCATCCTCTTGATCAGCAGAGAGGTAGATGGGATCACCAGCCTTGATGACGAAACCATTCTCGACTCTCCAGAAAGGAGTTTCAATGAACCCATACTCGTTGACGCGAGCATGGGTCGCTAGAGAATTTATCAAGCCAGCATTAGGTCCTTCCGGCGTCTCAATCGGACAGAGCCGGCCGTAGTGGGAGGGATGAATATCCCGGACAGCGAACCCTGCCCGTTCGCGCGTCAAACCGCCAGGGCCAAGAGCAGAAATACGGCGCTTATGGGTGAGCTCGGCGAGGGGATTTGTTTGATCCATGAATTGGCTCAGCTGGCTAGAGCCAAAAAACTCTTTAATTGCTGCTACCAAAGGCTTAGGGTTCACCAGCTGGGCTGGAGTGAGCGAGTCAGTCTCTCCAACTGTCATCCGCTCTTTAATAATTCTCTCGAGACGGTTAAGTCCCACACGTACCTGATTCTGTAGCAATTCACCAACAGAGCGGACACGACGATTACCAAGGTGGTCAATATCATCAAGGCTTACGCCACCGACATCCAGTTCCAGATTAATCAGATAGTCGAGTGTGGAGAGAACATCTTCATGGGTAAGGGTACGCACTGCGTCGGGAATAGTGAGGCGCAGCTTTTTGTTGATCTTGTAACGACCAACCCGACCTAGGTCGTAGCGCTTGGCATCAAAGAAACGAGTCTGCAGCAACTGTTGACCTCCGCTCACCGAAGGCGGTTCACCAGGACGAAGTTTTTTGTAGAGCTCAAGAAGAGCCTGATCCTCCGAGTTGATGCCTTCATCATTTGCGGCATCGATCGAGTGTTTATAAAATTCCGGGTGGCGAAGCTTATCCAATACATCATTGTCAGAAAGACCCATGGCACGCATGAGCACATGAGCGTTGATTTTGCGTGTCTTGTCGACACGAACATGCAGTAGGTCATTCTTATCTGTTTCAAACTTTAACCAAGCGCCACGATTGGGAATGACGCTGGCGTTGTAAGTACGACGGCCATTCTTGTCCATTTCATCTTTGAAATAAACTCCTGGACTACGCACGATCTGGTTAACGATTACGCGTTCAGCGCCATTAATGATGAATGTTCCACGCTCAGTCATTAATGGCAATTCGCCAATGAAGACCTCTTGCTCTTTGATCTCACCGGTTTCCTTATTAACCAAGCGACATGTCACGTACATCTGTGATGCGAATGTTGCATCTCGGCGCTTAGCTTCCTCCACGTCATGGCGAGGGCGCTTGAGTCGGTACTCACTACCAACGAAATGCAGTTCTAACTTGCTGGTGTAGTCGGTAATCGGGGAGAAGCTCTCAAGCTCTTCAATCAGGCCCTTATCTAAAAACCATTTGAAGCCGGCCCGCTGAACTTCCACCAGGTCTGGGAGGTATGTGGCGGTCTTGGCAACCTGAATCGCGCTGCTGCTCATGCGGGGACCGACAGGAAGGATGAAGGAACGAGGATCTGGACAAGATACCGAAGTGCAGATCAAGCAAAGCGATTAGAGCACTAAGACGGTGGTAGAACTAGCTCCCAATTAAGAGATCCAACAACACCACTGTTGAGCTCAGAAATTGCTGGGCAGATCAGCTGACGATGACAAATGCACCGGACGGGAACGGATGCTTTGGGTTCCACAGATACGGGAGCACCGGATCTATGGCCAGTCCAATGTGGCATCTTACATAACGCCTAACCTTTGCCTTGGACTAGTTAGGAAATCAAGGCAGCTTGAAAAGACGGCGAGCATTGGCTGTCGTAACAGCAGCGACTTGGTTTACATCAACGCTGCGCAAGTCGGCAATCCGAGCCGCCACCGAAGCCACAAACGCTGGCTCGTTGCGTTTGCCACGCCTAGGCACCGGAGCCAAAAAAGGGCAGTCTGTCTCCACTAGGAAGCGATTTTCAGGTACCCTTTGAGCACAGGCGTGAGTCGCCAACGCTTTAGGGAATGTGACGGTGCCGCTAAAGCTAATGTAGAGGCCCAGGCTTAGGAAGCCTTCCATTTCCTCGGGTATTCCTCCCCAACAGTGTACAACCCCGGTTGGGCATCGGCCCTCAGATTTGCGGGCATTAAGTTCATTCAACATCGGCTCAGCAGCATCCCGACAATGGATAATTACCGGGAGATCGAGTTCGAAGGCTAGATCTAGCTGTGGACGCAGCACTGCCAACTGGTCTTCCAAATTTTTGTCTCGGAACAAATCCAGCCCAAGCTCTCCAATCGCCACAACCCGGTCATCGTCTAGTACGGCCCGACGCAAAACCTCAAGCGTATCTAAGCCCCAGTGTTCTGTACCGAGAGGGTGAACTCCAACGGAATAACGCATCTCTGGAAACTGATCGGCAAGTGAGCGGATCGCAGGAATCTCAGATGGTTTCACACAGGAATGAAGAAGGGCTTTCACTCCGGCATCTCGCCAGCGCGAGGCTACATCATTTAAATCCTCCTCAAATGCTTGGAAAACAATGTGGCAGTGACTATCGATCAGCGCCGAAACAGACGACACGGTAAGAACAAAACACGCTCTCGAACCATTCTGCCGGTTAGAGTCGATCAACTGGTGGGTTCGATAGCCTTACGCACAGCACAGCTTAGACGAGATTTTTGGTTAGCACCGTTGTTTCGGTGCAAAACACCGACTTTCACAGCCTTATCAATTTTGCTAAATGCTTCACGCAAGGAGACCTGAACCAAGGCTTTGGCTTCGTCACCAGGGGTCATGCTGTAAGCATCGCAAGCAGTGAAGCAACGTTTCATTAGCGTGCGTAAAGAGGACTTGTAGATGCGATTGCGCAAGCGATTGCGCTCCACAATCCCTATCCGTTTTTTTGCTGATTTGTTATTGGCCACTAACGCGAAAACACTGCGAACAGTCTGGAATCGTACTCCTTGACACAAAGAAACACGACCAGACGTCTCACGAGCTTCCGATCCTAGTTCGTTAATACTAAAACCCTAAGCAGCTCCTTGCCTGATGGAGAATCCGGCGGTTTTTTCACTCCGCATCGTGCGAGATCCGGAATTGGCCAGAAAAGAGCTTAAACGTCTAATCGGACGTATGGATAATGCTCAGCAGTGGAAGGTTCGGGATCAGGTTGACGCCATTCTTTTTGATGTTCGTAACCGTGGAGATGCCGCGATTATTCAATTTACAGAACAGTTTGATGGCTTTCGCCCAGAACCTATAGTCGTTCCGGAAGATCAATTGGAACGTGCATGGCGCGCACTATCGAAGAATCTCCGTGATGCTTTGGAGCAGGCTCATCGGCGCATTACCGACTTTCATCAATGCCAACGTCCAGCAGATATCACGGTTAACGGTCCTTATGGAGAGTGCCTGGGACGCCGCTGGCGACCGGTTGATCGCGCGGGTCTCTACATACCGGGGGGTCGTGCTGCTTACCCCAGCACAGTGCTCATGAACGCTATTCCGGCTAGGGTCGCTGGGGTCAATGAGGTGGTGATTTGTTCTCCAGCAGATCAAAGTGGTCAAGTTAACCCTGTGGTACTAGCCGCTTCTCATCTCGTGGGAGTACACACCGTGTTTCGTCTTGGCGGGGCACAAGCCATCGCTGCCATGGCTTATGGAAGCGATAGTGTTCCCAAAGTAGATGTGATCAGTGGGCCAGGGAACATTTACGTTACCCTTGCTAAACAGGCTGTTTACGGGCAAGTCGGCATCGATTCTCTTGCTGGTCCGAGCGAGATCTTAATAATTGCTGATGAGAGTGCCAAACCTGATCAAGTAGCGGCGGATCTTTTAGCCCAAGCTGAACACGATCCTTTGGCTGCTGCGGTTTTGATCACAACCAACCAGGCTTTGGCCGATAAAATCACTCAGGAGATCGAACAGCAACTCGTAACGCACCCTCGCCGCGAAATCTGTCGGGCTTCACTTAGCAACTGGGGGTTGATAGTGGTTTGTAAAAACCTTGAAACTTGTGCTCAGTTGAGCGACGGCTTCGCTCCAGAGCATCTTGAGCTTCTCGTGGAGCAACCTGAGGTATTGGCAAAACAGATTCAGCACGCAGGGGCTATTTTTCTCGGACCATGGTCTCCGGAAGCTGTTGGTGACTACTTAGCTGGCCCTAATCACACTCTACCAACCTGTGGCACTGCGCGATTTAGTGGAGCCTTGAGTGTAGAAACATTTATGCGGCATACCTCCCTAATCGCTTTCAATCGAGCAGCTCTCGAGGCCACCGGACTGGCTGTTCAGAAACTGGCCGAAAGTGAGGGGCTTCACAGCCATGCGGAATCGGTTCGGCTACGGCTCAGTGAGAGTGCTTCTCTAAGCTACGAACACCGGCAACCCCGTTGACAATCTCGCCCACCAACACTTCGTCGACCAGATTCACAAATAAACCGTTTTCTAGAACACCCGGTACGTTATTGATCACTCGCTCTAAATTCAAAGGATCACTGATTCCACCATCTAGCTTCACGTCCAGTATGAGATTACCCTGATCGGTCACAACCGGACCGGCCTTGTGTTGAGCCATACGGAGTTGCGCATGGCCCCCGATGTTAGTCAGAGTTTGCTTAACTTGGCGCCAGGCGCCAGGTAGAACTTCGACTGGCAAAGAGAAGTCCAGATTGAGAAGTTTCACAAGTTTAGTAGAATCCACCACCACTACAAAACGATTGGCTTTGGCCGCTACAAGCTTCTCTTGAACGTGACAAGCACCACCACCTTTAATCAACTGAAAGTTGGGATCGACTTCATCAGCTCCATCAATAGCGAGATCAATTCGGTCAACAGCATTCAGACTTAAGAGAGGAATATTTAACTCAGTTGCCAACACTTCGCCTTGAAACGATGTTGTAACGCCAACAATGTTGTTTAATTCTCCTGAAGCAAGCTTAATTCCGAGTCCTCGGATCATCAATGCCGCCGTAGAGCCAGATCCAAGACCTAGGACCATGTCATCTTCGATCTGTTCAACTGCGGCATCGGCAACCGCCTGCTTCATTTGAGTTTGTAGATCCGGCATCATGACGTGCACCTATGGGCGCGACGGTAGCAAGGGTTTCAGCCTATGCCTGGTAAAGGGGCTGGCTTCACCGAAAGGGTGAGTTCGCGGCCATTACGCAACACCGTCAATGGGAGAGGTTCTTCAATTCGAGCAGCATCTACCACCTCTAACAAAGTCTGAGGATCAGTCACAGTGTTTGTCTCCACAGCAATTACCAAATCACCTCGGCGCAAGCCCGCTTGTTCGGCAGGGCCCTGCGGCAAAACACTTTGAACTAATGCGCCGGTTCGCTCTGGCAGTTGCACAAGTGCATTGGGATCCCTATTGTGATCGCGTGCTATCCGCGGGGTGAGGCCAACCAGCTGTAAGCCAATGTAAGGATGAATGACCTCACCCTGTTGTTGTAACTGGTCAGCAACCTTTTGAGCCAAGTTGATTGGGATCGCGAAGCCCAAACCAGCTCCTGGACCGGAACGCACAAGGGTGTTAATGCCAATCACCTCACCTTCCGCGTTCACCAAGGGACCTCCCGAGTTACCGGGATTAATTGCTGCATCTGTTTGGATCAAATCCAGCCGTTTGTCTGAAAAACCGAGGCTATTGATATTACGGTGCAGGCTGCTGACAATCCCGAGCGTTACGGTGCGTTCAAGACCAAAGGGTGTGCCCAATGCAATAGCCCAATCCCCCACCTCTATCGCTTCAGAATCGCCAAGGGGAGCCTTCGGTGGCAGTTTTCGTCCTTCAAGTTGAACCAACGCGAGATCAGTGACAGAGTCGAACCCAACTACATGACCATCGAGCTGCTCGCCATCAGCGACAGTGACACTAACCGATTCCACCCGATCCACGACGTGAGCATTGGTTAAAATTAACCCTTCAGCATTAATCACTACACCCGATCCCTGGCCGCGTTCACGTTCTGGACCCGCTTGAGGATCACCCAACAGATCGCGAAGCAACGGATCAATCAAGCCCGGATCAAAAGCCTGCCGTTCTACGGTTCGTTCTGTATCGATTCGGACCACAGCGGGGGCGACTCGGCGCGCGGAATCGGCTACGAAGCTATGCTCCAGTGCTCCCACACGGGAGACAGAGGACAGGGTTGTATCCAGTGCTAACACCAAACACAAGACCAGGCGCAAAACGATCTTCAGCAACGCTTTAGAGCAGTCCTGTCTCTTCTATCCGAATTAGACGCACAATGGGGACCGTATGGCAAGCTTCTCATATTGCTGATGATTTAGTATGATCATCCACTGAAAATAATCTATTCAATATCCAGATCAATCTGAGGCTAATGATTTAGAGCTAAATCTATATATACAGACTAAATAGATTCCATGAGGATTTCCACGATAGCTGTGGTGCTTACATGATGTTGGTAAAGGGAATCTACGCTTTTCACTGCATAATAATCATGCTTTATTATATTCCTGTAACCACATTAATGCCATTATGTGACTAAGATATATGTATTATCTTATCAAAATAAGAAATTAGCTATGTAGTATTTAGATCAAAAAACAAGAAATGATCTGCACTAATTTCTTATATACGAGATTTAATAATAAAAGCCAAGTATTAAAGATTTGCTTTGAATATTTTAGAGTTTTGTTGAACAAAATATTCGTCTTACAGCCTCACGCAAGTTCCGACAGATAATTAAGCTCATCTATAATAATCAATACATAATCTAAAATGAACTCAAATTTTTTAACTTATGAGCGTTGATAATCAAGCAATTCACTCACATTGAATCTTAGATTTCTTTCCATTACAAAGCATTTAATCTCGTAAATCTAACAAACTTTAACCTTAAAAAATAAACGCGAACCTAAGAATATAACACTTTTTAAAATATGAAACGATAAACAAAAACTTATCGCAACTTTTGCAATAAGTTCGACGTCTGCTACTGCGATAATAAGACTAATGGGTATCTAAGATCTAGTAAACTTGCCTCAAGCAAGACCGAATATTTACTGTTGCTATATAAAAATTTTCGTCGACTTTTTATCTGATTATTTTTATAATTAGGGCTATTTCTTTGAGATTAATTGTTAAGTAATTTGGTGCCCAATAATCTAATTTATTGATAAATTAAAATTAAGCTAATGATTCAGTGTGATTAGCCATTGCTTAATTAAAATTTTGAGTTGAATCGAATAAATCAATTTTTATATTTAAAAATACTGGAACTTTTAAAATCACTGTTCATGTTTTTCAGATCTGAACATATGTTAATCATAAAATCTAATATTGTTTGCACTATTGTATCAAGATTGAAGCCTGCTAAGGAATGCTGAACTATGGTTTTCCTTACAGCTATAGACTTGACAAAACACCTAACAAAGCCTAGATTATGGGCTGCTAGTAACTTAAAATATTGAGGAAAACGAATAATTATACCAATTAAGATTGTGAAATTCAGAAAACTGAAATCGCCGACATCATAACTTCTTAAAAACTATAGTATTGGGCATCGAGCTTTATTTGTTCGGTTTCTGACAGAGCAGGGAGAGTCGACTACAGTGAGCGGGTGTCCGACAGGTATCTCCCTTTTGGGAGAGCAGTCACAACTGAAATGCATGTTGGGCAGGGCCTGACATCAGTTTTCTTTGACCCATCCCCTATTGCCAAAACTTGAGCAGCTGACCCATAAGGTCGCAAGCCTTCACGGTTTTGAGCTCTGTGGAGTTCAATTACTCACGCATATGAGCCCAATCACCTTGCAAGTTCGGATTCGCCATACTGACGGCACTGACGTCAGCCTTGACGATTGCGCCAACTTCAGCAATGTGCTCGGACAAACCCTCGAGGAATCCTCTGGGCTGACCGAGGCCTATGTTCTCGAAATCAGTAGTCCCGGAATCGGGAAGCAACTAGCTTATGATCGCGATTTTCAGACTTTTCGCGGTTTCCCTGTGAGGGTCACTTATCGCGGCAAGAATGATGTTCAGCAGTGTCTCGATGGCCTTTTGCTTGAGCGTAGTGACAGCATGCTGCGAATCAACATCCACGGAAAAATTAAAAGCATTCCTTGCGACAGGGTGACCGAGGTACGCCTAACCACACCTGGTCAGTAATCGAGCAAGCAGCTCCCCCCGCTCTATACTAATCAACCAGCCCGATGGCTCTCGTACTGCTTCCCGGTCTCAGCAATCTGATCGACGACATTAGTGATGAAAAGAAGCTTCCCCCACAAGTTGTCGAAACAGCACTTCGAGAAGCTCTTTTAAAGGGATACGAACGCTATAGGCGGACCCTGTATATCGGGGTCGGTGAAGATCCCTTTGATGAGGACTACTTTAGCAATTTTGATGTTGGCCTTGATCTAGAAGAAGAGGGTTATCGAGTCCTCGCCAGCAAGATCATTGTTGACGAAGTTGAAAGCGAAGATCACCAAATCGCTCTTGCCGAGGTGATGCAAGTCGCGGATGATGCCCAATCTGGCGACACTGTTGTTCTGGATGTTACTCCTGAAAAGGAAGACTTCGGCCGTATGGCTGCGGCTACTACAAAGCAAGTTTTAGCCCAGAAGCTACGGGATCAGCAACGTAGGATGATCCAAGAAGAATTCGCTGATCTAGAGGACCCCGTCCTCACTGCACGGGTGATCCGATTCGAGCGCCAGTCCATCATAATGGCGGTTAGTTCAGGACTGGGACGGCCTGAAGTAGAAGCAGAATTGCCTCGTCGTGACCAACTGCCAAACGACAACTACCGAGCTAACGCTACCTTCAAAGTTTTCCTCAAAGAAGTTAGCGAGGTACCACGCCGTGGGCCTCAGCTGTTCGTCAGCCGATCTAACGCAGGCTTGGTGGTTTATCTATTTGAGAACGAAGTTCCAGAGATCCAGGAAGGATCAGTTCGCATAGTCGCTGTGGCCCGCGAAGCGAATCCTCCTTCACGGTCTGTTGGTCCCCGTACCAAAGTTGCTGTAGACAGCATTGAACGGGAAGTTGATCCCGTAGGTGCATGCATTGGTGCACGAGGTTCCAGGATCCAACAAGTCGTCAACGAACTCCTCGGAGAGAAGATTGATGTCATTCGCTGGTCCCAGGACCCGGGGCAATACATCGCTAACTCCCTTAGCCCTGCTCGGGTTGAAGTGGTGCGCCTTGTAGATCCTGCAGGCCAACATGCCCACGTTTTAGTCCCAGCGGACCAACTCAGCCTAGCAATCGGCCGTGAAGGACAAAACGTTCGCTTGGCGTCACGACTGACGGGCTGGAAAATTGATATCAAGAATTCAGCGGAATATGACCAAGTGGCCGAGGATGCTAGCGTGACTGAGTTAATTTCACAGAGAGAAGAGGAGGAGGCTCTGCAACGGGAAGCGGAGGAACGCTTGGCTGTTGAGCAAGCTGCTCGTGCTGAGGAGGACGCGCGTTTGCGCGAGCTCTATCCACTGCCTGAGGACAATGAGGGTTACACGGAAGGGACAGGTGCTTCCGCAGAGCGTTTGACTTCAGAGTCCAGCAAGGAACCAGTAGCCATGAGTAACCAGGTTTCCGATAGCTCAAACGAGGAATTTACAGAGCTAGTCGACAAGCTCAAAACAAATGTGAGCGAGGGAGCCCTGTGAATACAAAGCCCATCCTTCGTCGCTGCGTGGCATGCCGCCAGCTTCTGGATCGCTGCCAGCTTTGGCGAGTGATTCTCGACCACGAGGATGGGGTCCTACTAGATTCAGGGATGGGTCGCTCGGCCTATCTCTGTCCAGAGGAAGAGTGCCTAGAAGAGGCACGGCGCCGAAAGCGTTTGCAAAAAGCCCTGAGATGTCAGGTGCCTGATGCAATCTTTACGGCGCTGGATGAGCGGCTCAGTGCAACCACTGATGAATCCGCTGAGGCAAACTAAACACTGTCCACACTTTGCGTGAGGGCACCGCGGTACACCATGCCCGGATCGATCGGAGACCCCAACTGAATGACCAGCAGCGGCAAAGTCAGAATCTACGAGTTGTCCAAGGACCTCGGCCTTGAAAACAAGGACGTGTTGGATGCTGCCGAGAAGCTTTCGATCGCAGCAAAAAGCCACAGCAGCTCAATCAGTGACTCCGAAGCCAGACGG comes from the Synechococcus sp. M16CYN genome and includes:
- the rpsT gene encoding 30S ribosomal protein S20; its protein translation is MANNKSAKKRIGIVERNRLRNRIYKSSLRTLMKRCFTACDAYSMTPGDEAKALVQVSLREAFSKIDKAVKVGVLHRNNGANQKSRLSCAVRKAIEPTS
- a CDS encoding TatD family hydrolase codes for the protein MSSVSALIDSHCHIVFQAFEEDLNDVASRWRDAGVKALLHSCVKPSEIPAIRSLADQFPEMRYSVGVHPLGTEHWGLDTLEVLRRAVLDDDRVVAIGELGLDLFRDKNLEDQLAVLRPQLDLAFELDLPVIIHCRDAAEPMLNELNARKSEGRCPTGVVHCWGGIPEEMEGFLSLGLYISFSGTVTFPKALATHACAQRVPENRFLVETDCPFLAPVPRRGKRNEPAFVASVAARIADLRSVDVNQVAAVTTANARRLFKLP
- the rpiA gene encoding ribose-5-phosphate isomerase RpiA — encoded protein: MPDLQTQMKQAVADAAVEQIEDDMVLGLGSGSTAALMIRGLGIKLASGELNNIVGVTTSFQGEVLATELNIPLLSLNAVDRIDLAIDGADEVDPNFQLIKGGGACHVQEKLVAAKANRFVVVVDSTKLVKLLNLDFSLPVEVLPGAWRQVKQTLTNIGGHAQLRMAQHKAGPVVTDQGNLILDVKLDGGISDPLNLERVINNVPGVLENGLFVNLVDEVLVGEIVNGVAGVRSLEKHSH
- the rimP gene encoding ribosome maturation factor RimP, giving the protein MTHPLLPKLEQLTHKVASLHGFELCGVQLLTHMSPITLQVRIRHTDGTDVSLDDCANFSNVLGQTLEESSGLTEAYVLEISSPGIGKQLAYDRDFQTFRGFPVRVTYRGKNDVQQCLDGLLLERSDSMLRINIHGKIKSIPCDRVTEVRLTTPGQ
- the nusA gene encoding transcription termination factor NusA; the protein is MALVLLPGLSNLIDDISDEKKLPPQVVETALREALLKGYERYRRTLYIGVGEDPFDEDYFSNFDVGLDLEEEGYRVLASKIIVDEVESEDHQIALAEVMQVADDAQSGDTVVLDVTPEKEDFGRMAAATTKQVLAQKLRDQQRRMIQEEFADLEDPVLTARVIRFERQSIIMAVSSGLGRPEVEAELPRRDQLPNDNYRANATFKVFLKEVSEVPRRGPQLFVSRSNAGLVVYLFENEVPEIQEGSVRIVAVAREANPPSRSVGPRTKVAVDSIEREVDPVGACIGARGSRIQQVVNELLGEKIDVIRWSQDPGQYIANSLSPARVEVVRLVDPAGQHAHVLVPADQLSLAIGREGQNVRLASRLTGWKIDIKNSAEYDQVAEDASVTELISQREEEEALQREAEERLAVEQAARAEEDARLRELYPLPEDNEGYTEGTGASAERLTSESSKEPVAMSNQVSDSSNEEFTELVDKLKTNVSEGAL
- a CDS encoding trypsin-like peptidase domain-containing protein — translated: MVLALDTTLSSVSRVGALEHSFVADSARRVAPAVVRIDTERTVERQAFDPGLIDPLLRDLLGDPQAGPERERGQGSGVVINAEGLILTNAHVVDRVESVSVTVADGEQLDGHVVGFDSVTDLALVQLEGRKLPPKAPLGDSEAIEVGDWAIALGTPFGLERTVTLGIVSSLHRNINSLGFSDKRLDLIQTDAAINPGNSGGPLVNAEGEVIGINTLVRSGPGAGLGFAIPINLAQKVADQLQQQGEVIHPYIGLQLVGLTPRIARDHNRDPNALVQLPERTGALVQSVLPQGPAEQAGLRRGDLVIAVETNTVTDPQTLLEVVDAARIEEPLPLTVLRNGRELTLSVKPAPLPGIG
- the hisD gene encoding histidinol dehydrogenase, whose protein sequence is MENPAVFSLRIVRDPELARKELKRLIGRMDNAQQWKVRDQVDAILFDVRNRGDAAIIQFTEQFDGFRPEPIVVPEDQLERAWRALSKNLRDALEQAHRRITDFHQCQRPADITVNGPYGECLGRRWRPVDRAGLYIPGGRAAYPSTVLMNAIPARVAGVNEVVICSPADQSGQVNPVVLAASHLVGVHTVFRLGGAQAIAAMAYGSDSVPKVDVISGPGNIYVTLAKQAVYGQVGIDSLAGPSEILIIADESAKPDQVAADLLAQAEHDPLAAAVLITTNQALADKITQEIEQQLVTHPRREICRASLSNWGLIVVCKNLETCAQLSDGFAPEHLELLVEQPEVLAKQIQHAGAIFLGPWSPEAVGDYLAGPNHTLPTCGTARFSGALSVETFMRHTSLIAFNRAALEATGLAVQKLAESEGLHSHAESVRLRLSESASLSYEHRQPR
- a CDS encoding YlxR family protein; amino-acid sequence: MNTKPILRRCVACRQLLDRCQLWRVILDHEDGVLLDSGMGRSAYLCPEEECLEEARRRKRLQKALRCQVPDAIFTALDERLSATTDESAEAN
- the rpoB gene encoding DNA-directed RNA polymerase subunit beta; this encodes MSSSAIQVAKTATYLPDLVEVQRAGFKWFLDKGLIEELESFSPITDYTSKLELHFVGSEYRLKRPRHDVEEAKRRDATFASQMYVTCRLVNKETGEIKEQEVFIGELPLMTERGTFIINGAERVIVNQIVRSPGVYFKDEMDKNGRRTYNASVIPNRGAWLKFETDKNDLLHVRVDKTRKINAHVLMRAMGLSDNDVLDKLRHPEFYKHSIDAANDEGINSEDQALLELYKKLRPGEPPSVSGGQQLLQTRFFDAKRYDLGRVGRYKINKKLRLTIPDAVRTLTHEDVLSTLDYLINLELDVGGVSLDDIDHLGNRRVRSVGELLQNQVRVGLNRLERIIKERMTVGETDSLTPAQLVNPKPLVAAIKEFFGSSQLSQFMDQTNPLAELTHKRRISALGPGGLTRERAGFAVRDIHPSHYGRLCPIETPEGPNAGLINSLATHARVNEYGFIETPFWRVENGFVIKAGDPIYLSADQEDEVRVAPGDVATEDNGQIKADLIPVRYRQDFEKVPPEQVDYVALSPVQVISVATSLIPFLEHDDANRALMGSNMQRQAVPLLRPERALVGTGLETQVARDSGMVPISRVNGTVAFVDANAIVVLDENGEEHTHFLQKYQRSNQDTCLNQRPIVRRGDAVIVGQVLADGSACEGGEIALGQNVLIAYMPWEGYNYEDALLVSERLVIDDLYTSVHIEKYEIEARQTKLGPEEITGEIPNVAEESLGNLDEMGIIRVGAFVESGDILVGKVTPKGESDQPPEEKLLRAIFGEKARDVRDNSLRVPGTERGRVVDVRIYTREQGDELPPGANMVVRVYVAQRRKIQVGDKMAGRHGNKGIISRILPREDMPYLPDGTPVDIVLNPLGVPSRMNVGQVFELLMGWAASNLDCRVKVVPFDEMHGAEKSQQTVETFLKEAAKLPGMDWVYNPENPGKLVLRDGRTGLPFDQPVAVGYSHFLKLVHLVDDKIHARSTGPYSLVTQQPLGGKAQQGGQRLGEMEVWALEAYGAAYTLQELLTVKSDDMQGRNEALNAIVKGKPIPRPGTPESFKVLMRELQSLGLDIAVYTDEGKEVDLMQDVNPRRSTPNRPTYESLGVADYDED